Genomic window (Acidobacteriota bacterium):
CTGTAATCCAGATACCAGGCGCCCGGCCCAACCTGGGAAAGGCTCGCCACCCGGGTGAGTGGCTTTGAATCAAAAAACAGGTCCTCCGGATACATGCACGCCGCATGCTCCTTGTCACACTGGCCTCGATAGGACTTCTCTGTGGTCACGGTTACTTCGGTCACCCAGTTTTGGCCTTCTGGTTTGAAGGAATTCAGAATTTGTGCACCGTTCAGGACTGCACCCTGTTCTCCGGTGAAAACGTCTCCGTTCTTTGGCTGGACAGACTGAAGCCGGTAAATCCCGGGAGTGATCACAAACGATGTTCCCGGAGGATTCGCGTTGATCAGCGACTGGATATTGTCACCGGGCCGCGCAAAAACCTGCCCAGTAGACGAAAATGTTCGGCCAGATGGGAACGGCAAAAACATAAGAAGCGCTGCGGCGCTATACGGGAGCCCCAGCTTCTTCAGTTGTGTCGATAGTTTCATACTCATTTAGCGGCTCGGGCCTCAAGTGTGCGACGGTATGGCTTCAAGTTGGGGGACCGCGTCTCTGATGATGTGCGTGGATATTGGAATTTCCCGCAGCCGCCTACGGCGCAGGAATTCCGCGTAACCGAGAATTACCAGGTAGTGCAGGGGAGGGTGCCAGGTCAGCATAGTCATAAAAATCGATCGGAGAGTCAGCATGCCAAGCACGACGAGTGCTTCATAAGCCATCTGCTGCTCTATGGACATAGCCGTCGAGTGGCGAAGGTACCGGGTGAGAAACCACCAGGTACCCAGCAGTGCAAGAAGGAAGAGGGTTATTCCCCAAATGCCGGTTCCAACGATCATTTCAAGATAATCACTGTGCATGGTGGAGGTTTCCCCCATGCCGATTTTGGCCATAACGGCAAACCGGCCTGCCGCGTAAGCCCCGTACCCCGTGAGCGGACGTTCCATGAATGTCTGCCATGCGAACGACCACCAGTCAACGCGGCTGCTAAGCGTTTCAAGTTGCTGGGTGCTTTGCCCTCTTTCCAGGAATGTCCAGACTAAGCCGCCCAGGCTGCTGATCACCAGAAGTGGTGCCACAACGAACGTGAGAAACGCGCTGAGCCCCAGACGTCCGGAGAAGAGAAGCAATAGGAATATTCCGAACAGAAATCCAGCTATGGCTGACCTTGTTTGTGCGATGACCATCGTGGTGACGCTTGCAATAAGGAGCAGAACGTACCAGGCACGATCAGACTTCTTTCCTGCAATCGGCAGAAGCCTGCATAGGGCGATGAGGCCGAGGATACCGGCAAAGGTCCCGACATCGTTGGAACTCAAAGCCGGCAACACGCCTTCAAGCCGTATCCCCAAAACTCCTACTCCCACCTCCTTCCCGCTTGGGTATAAGGCCTGCTGTGGCCAAAGCAGGACCCCGAACCAGGTCGAAGCAAGGAGCATGCCATAGAGCATCCAGGTCCAATTGAAAAGCGTTCGGTACTCCTTGACCGACTGCACAGTGGCCAGAATTGCACCAAGCAGAGCAATATCCAGCAGGTATTCGCAGGCTTTGTAGAGAGTCCAGGTGGGATAAACTGACCATACGGTTGATGCCAAGTCGACCACTCCGAATGCGGCGATGACTCCGACAAACCCTCGAAACATGGACCCGAGCCATGGTGTCCGGCGCAGGGCAAGGCGGATGAAAAGGGCTGCCACCACAATCAACTCGATTCCAATGCGGTAAAGCGCCCATGCGTCTATTGGATTTTGTCTAATGTCGTCAACGCCACGAACCCGGAAGACAAGCGCACTAGCAAAAACCAGCAGCCACAGGCCGTGGTACCACTTTAATTGTGGTTTCAAGTTATGGAGGAACTGCAGACCACACCGGAGACCAAGGATCAGCATAATCAGACCAGCCGGAACACAGGCCAGCGCCAGGATGGCAAGGACGCCGTGGCGAGAAACCATTCCTTCAATCGCCAGCATTGCCAGCAAGCCGAACAACCCAAGCAAGGCAGCCACCCATATCCATATCGAAAAAGGAGTCCTCTTGACGTAAAGTTCTTCAGAAACCGCGAATGCTCTTTTGTGGTTTTTCATGGCCGGTGCTGGTTGACTTAAGAACGTCTTGACGCCAGATTTGGCAGATCTGAGCTGTGTTGTGCGAATGCATTGCCTGGCGCGAAGTGTTTGGACCGCTGACAAAGGATTCGTTCATACCAACTGCTCATCAGCTCGGCGCGCCGATTCCACGTTTGTGTGCGAGCGAATTCCCAGGCAGCAAGCCCCATTTCAATCCTTGCCTCCGGGGAGAAAACCAGAAGGCGGATGGCTGAGGCAAGACCGGCAATCGCCTCTTGGGGGCTTGCGACCGGAACTTTGACGCCTGCGTTGTCAGGAACGAAGGCCCTTACGCCCTGGTGGTCGAGCGCGATGATCGGTAATCCACTGGCCATAGCTTCGAGCACTTGAGAGCCAAAAGCATCACGCACGCTGGTAAAGATGAACACATCGGCTGCGCGGTAAAGGGCAGGCATCTGGCTGTAATCAACCTGCCCGAGAAATTCAACGCGATTGGTCAGACCGAGCCTTTGTGATAAAGCTTCCCATTGGCATCGCATGGCCCCTTTGCCTGCTACGAGGAGCCGCACGGGTAAATCATTGCATTGCGCCAGAGCTTCCAGCGCCAGCGGAAGGCACTTCCTTGGCTGTAATCTGCCTGCCCAAAGAAGGGTGAGTTCCCGCCTCGAGATGCGCTGCGGGGCCTGCATTGGCAGAAACTCCTCCCCGATGCCGGTATCGAGAAACAGCGTCACGCCACTCGCCCCGGCCCTCTCAAGCAACTGTGCGGTCTCATGGTTCGTGGCCAGGATCATCGCCGAGTTACGCGCGGTTTTCCGAAGCGCTGGCCTTAGGGATATCAGCCGCATTCGAAAATCACGCATCCACTCGGCCTTCGCCGCTGAACCAAGATAACTTCTGAGGCAGGCGGGGGCCACTTGCCCTCCACCGACCGGTCCCCAGACGAAAGGTATTGGGAGACGCCAAAGGGGTGGTGGTTCACTTACAGTGCCCCAGCTCACGTGATGAACAATATCGAAACCGACCTGTTTCTGTAACCGATGTGCCTGACGTAATGCTTTTTTTTGCCATAAGATGTACCGCCAGGCGCTCACATGCGAGTGTTTTGCCGGGTCCCATGCGAGCCGGCCGGAAAGCCTGATCCAAACGAAGCGCAGCATGGGATTAGGATGCTGCGCAAGAAACGACTCAATACGCTCCCGCCCCCAAGGGTGAGTAAGGACCCACACCTGATGCTTTTGACTCAGGTGCCATGCCCAGTTCCACGTAAATGCCGGCTCTGAGCCCCAGCACGGATTGCATGCGTGACCAACAAGAAGGATTTTCAATTGTTTCTCGGTATCCTCGGAATTAGATCAATTCCTCGTTAGGCTTAAATTCAGCTGAAGGCTGGCGGCTGGGTCGCCCCACTATCTGAAAAGCCGGAATTACATAATGAGTGGTGAATGGGGAATGTTCCTCAAACGGAATAATGCTCAGAAGCGTGGCGAATGCAGCTTACCTGGCTCAAGAAGGATGGAGAATACGCCTGTATTTAACGCCTCGCCTCGCGATTCGATTATCTCAAGTAATTTATCGGTAGATCCGGACCAATGACGCCTTTCTCTCAGCCATCTGCTCGCCCATGGCTCGTCCCAGATCCTCTCGATCACTACACCGGAGGAATAACCCATGTCGCGCAGGCTGATAATCGTCTTGTGAGCACGCTCCCATTCAAACGCAAAGGGATGAATTTCAACAAAGATACGCGGCCTATACTCCTGGAGTAAGCGCTGTGCCGCTTCCAGTGCCATCATTTCAGCCCCTTCCACGTCCATACGCAGCACGGTGGGATGAAATCCCGGAAACTCTTCGAGAAGATCATCCAGCCTTTTTGCTGGAACGGTTGTCGGCTGCGCCTGCAACAGATCCTGCTCGCGAATGAGACTCCCCCAGCTGGGGATCTCTGATCCGTAAAATTCGATGGCTTTGTTTTGGTTACTGATAGCCCAGGGAAAGACCTGGATATTCGTTAATCCAGAGCGGGCCACATTGCGCTCCAGGATGGCAAAGACGTCGCGGGCTGGTTCGAATCCCAGCACGCGGCCTGCCGGACCCACGGCACGCCCGGCTAGAAGCGCGTAGTAACCGAGATTCGACCCCACATCCAGGACCTGATCGCCTTCCCGCAGGTGTTGCAGGTAAACCCTGGTGCAAACCGGCTCATGCGTTCCCAGCAGCAAGATCTCCTCGCTCAGCCCCTTCCCGGAAGGATGCAACTCAAATTCCTGGTCTAGAAAGTTTACGGTCACCGGCTTTGCGCCCGCCCGAGCGCGCCAGGCGTCACATCTCCTTCGAAAACGTGTGAACTGATACCGCCAGAGGGCTTTCCGCAAGACGAACCAGGGGCCATGCAGATAGAAGAATTGAACCGTCTTCTTTAGGTATTGCCCAGCGCTACTCCTTCGCTCTTCAGCGATCTCCAGGCGCATATTTCTCGCGCCGTCAATGTCCGCCGCTGCGGCGTCAGGCGTAGGATTTTCGTACAACCCCACGGCATAAGCTAATTCGAGATTTCCGCGTTCCGAGTCAGGCATGCATCCTCCTAGCTAAAATTCGAGCTTTCGCTGGAAAAACAAGGACAGTGATCGGGGTATTCATCCTCTAAATTTGATGGGAATGGGCAAGTTCAGGCGGCAAATCCAATCGCTGAGTGATGATTCTGCCTTCCAGGAAGGTTCGGTAAAGTTGCGCATTGATGCCACCGATCAATCCTTTCCGTTCCCGCCTCGTCAAAAGACGTGAAAAGTGGTAGTAAAAGACCCTGGCCAGCGCCAGTGCTTTCACGAATGCCAATATCTCCGTGGAAGTCTGTCCGTACCCCTGCCAGAAGGATTGTTCCCACGATTGGATCACCGATTTGGGAATAAGCGGGTTCAATAGCATGGCCCGGAGATCGGCAATCAATGCAAACAGATCATAGTAAATAGGCCGAAAACCGGACAACTCAAAGTCGATGACGGCAAGCTGCTTTCCGCCTGTTTTCCAAAGAAGGTTCGAAAGACAGAAATCGCCGTGGGTAAGCGCGCGCGGCACTTTGAAGCTGTCGGTTGCCCCTCTTTCCCGTAACCAGTCTTCCAGGATTTTCGATGCTAAACTTTCATAGTGGCCGGCGTTTCTCTGTTTCTGTCGTGACAATCCGATGGCGGTCTGAATCAGGTCACGCGCTTCAATCACTTCCATGCCTTGTTGCGAGGCCTCGTGGACGCCCCGCAGCCAGCTTCCGGCTTTCAGGAGTGCTTCAGCGCCGGCAGTTGCCATCGAGCCTCTTAATCGCGACCATTTCAAGGCTCGGACCAGGGAAGTGCCGCCAGCTTCTTCCCAAACGATGGTTCTTGCTGCCAGCGATCTTCCCAGCGGTACCGGCACTGAACGACCGCCCGAGAGCCTGAGCATATTGAGTGTCATGTTCCATTCAGTATCGATCTGCTCGGTAATGGCCCTTACAGGTACTGATGTGCGGTGGAACGGCTCCCACGGGGCACGAAAACGCGGAGGGATTGGATAGGGATCTGCGAGCAGTATCTTCGCAAACAACCTTTTCCCTTCCCATTTTCCCGAACAACATACCGCGAGCCTGGACGTGTTGTACCCGTAGCGGTCTATGATGACCGACTGCGTCCTCGCGCAAAGCGCGCAGGCAATCCTTTCGCGGACATCATTTGATCCTCGTAACACGGTATCCGACCTGTTATTCATTTCCCCCGGCGATGGCCTGTATATTGCGGCAAGTAAGAGGCGCCGCAGTTAAGTGAGCGTTGTTTGATAACGGTATTCACGTGAATCGCCCAGCTCTCAAATCAGGATGCGGTGTCGATCTGCCTCGCCACATTGCCGTGATGGCAGGCTAATGTTTCAGGTATCCGGCCGAAGGCGAGTGGCGCCGGAGCATAACGAGTGTGACGGCCAAAGCAACCGCGCTCGACAACATCATGCCGAATATCGAACCCCGTAGCCCAAATACCCACGTGAAGGGGATACCGACAACGATATCGACCACACTGGCTGCGCCATAGGCTACGAATACCAGCAAGGGTGCGTGCATCGCTCGCAGAATGATCGCCTGGGAAGTCGCCGAGATGCGAAGCACTGACGAGATGGCCAGCCAGGGTATTAGCCCGACAATTCTCAGATACCTGCCTGCATAAAGGTGTTCCACAATCTGCCAGCGAAATAGAACTATGATCAACCAATATAGGGTTGTTCCCACCGCATATATCAAGGCAAGCTTTGCTGCCAGGTGGTGTGTGCCTCTCGAACTATCCGAACTATTTTGATGATGTATGCCCGCTGCATACGGGAGTGTAAGCATTGACATGGCCACGAAGGCCTGGGCAATAGGAGAAGAGAAGTTTGACAGCGCCTGGAGGGCCCCGGTCGCTGACAGCCCACGGAAAGTGCCAATCATCGGAAAGTATATTGCGCTGGAAAACCATACGGCCACCGCACTGCCCAGTGCCCACCGTCCGTAGCCCCAGTGACGGCGGGCCACCTCAGACAATTTGAGTAAGACAACCCGAGGTTTCAGGGAAAATTCCAGTCTGACCAGCATCAGCGGGGCCGTAGCCCCGGCGCCGCCAGCGATTAGAAGGAATGCTACCAAAGGCGAAAGTGAGTCTCGATAGAAAGCAAGCAACAATCCGCCGAGAACCACAGCGAAGTATCCAAGCGCTCCCAGGGCCGCCTGCCGGGGAGAGAGCTTAACGTAAAATCCCCTTCGCGCCAGCATGAACAGCAACATGCAGGGAGAAGCAATTGTCACACCGATGAGGGCCGCCGTGAGATCGCTGTTTGGAGCGACCAGTCTCAGTACCCACGCACACGCGCCAAGCCCCAGTACGATGACGATGGCAATGACGCCGTGTATCCGGAGCAATACCCCGATGTATTCGCGGTTCGAATTTCGATAAACGGAAGAACCAAACACGCTGAGTGGTTCAAGAACCAGAGCCGAATATCCTACAGATAGAAAGAGAAAAACCTGGAAAGCGAGAGCATACGCCCCGTACTGCTCTGGCGCCAGGTGACGCGCCAGTAGGATTCCAACAATGAAATTTGCCCCCGATATCAGGCCTTGGTCAACCAGTGCAAAGGCGCCTTTCGGCGACCATGTCCGGGCGTCTACCAAAAGCAGACGTCGCCGGGTTGCAAACGGGCCCAACGGCTGCCGAACGAGAGTCTCATCCAATGAGGTGTTCAAGATATCTGCCATATATTCGCCGTAGAAGAGGAAAAGCAGCTGAAATTGAATCGTTATGATCCGGTTTTCCTGCTAAAGAAATTAAGGATCAGTTGACGCGAAGACAACTCTCGCTTGGAAGGACGGACGCCATGTTTGGCCGTATCGGGCCTGAAAGCTCGGGCCTTTCCAAAACAAACCCGAAAGGTGCGTCGGATCAACTCTGCGGTTCGTGAAACAAGCATAGCCGCAACAGGAAGCGGATCATCGGAGCAGATAAAAGCAGCCTCCCTGATGCCTCGAAAGGAACGAATCCAGTCCTTAAAGCCCAAGTGCCCTTCGCGGTAGTAGCGGTAAGAAGAGACAATATCGAGGTCTTCAACGATCCACTTTCTTCCTTCCTTGGCAGGAGACGGCACCACCTCCTGACCCGTCAGATCCAGGTAGAGGGCGCGAGCCACGTCCGTGCCATTCTCTCCGACGAACAGACGGAACGTGGCCCCAATCCTGGGATTAATGTCGAGTACTTTATATTGACCATCGCGGGCATCGTAGCGAAATCCGATGTCCAGTGCGCCTTTGTATCCTATAGCCTTCATAAAGCGCCTGGTGGTCGTGTCGACCGTACGATTAGCCAGGCAAATCCCCAGGCTGGTTGATCCTCTGTGGATAGGACACTGGCGGATCTTCTTGCCCGTGAAGCCTACGAGGCAGTCCGATTGCCCATTGAAATATCCGTTGAACATCCAGATAGTGTCATCTCCACCTGGAATATATTCCTGCAGCATCAAATTGGGATTCTGGAAGTCTTCGGCGGCATCATAGAGTTTTAGGAGCTCATCTTCCGTTCGAACGATAAACATCTTCTTTCCCGTTCGTTCCCATAATCGCTGTCCATCAATTCCCTTGAGCATGACAGGGAAGCGGGCCCCCTCCAGAAAAGCCAGCACATCTTCACGGGAACGCGGGAAAGCCGCGTCCGGCGTAGGAATATTGTGCCTGCGAGCGAGATAGAACATTTCACGCTTGCAGGCGAGAGAATGGACCAGGCCGGCCGCCTGTTGCGGAAAAATGAAACTCTCAGCGAGAGCGCCGACATGCTCCGCAACAAACCGGGCCGTCCAATCGGTGGTTGGAATCATGACGCAGGGCCTTCCGACCGCCCGTCGAAACTCTGACAAGCACTCCAGCGTCTCTTCTGCGGGCCGATGCTCGATGTCCCAAAGGCATTTTCCCTTGCAATATCGTGACTGAAATGCCGGCACCCATGGGTTTGGGTCCACGTTGTAAACAGCCACTCCAAGCCTGCCAAGGCTTCTCATGATGTTCAATCCGCCGTGGCTGTCAGATCTGAGCACAATGACCGGCGTGGAAGTATCTTTGATCGTCAGCATGCGTTGTACGTCTGTGGAGCAGTGCTAATAACGGGGGCACGCTCAATAACGGAATCGGTCTTGCACTCAGGTAAAGTAATGACCTCGCCACCCCGCACCTGGTAAGTGCCATGCAGGTCGTTGATATGAGAAAGGATGAAATCGAGGTCCTGGCTCTGCCCGGTTCGCCTGAGGTAGTCAGCACTCTTGCCTTTCAGTGCAGCATCCGGAGGCTCAAAGGCCCATGTTTTGATAATGCTGAAAGTCATATCATTGGCTGGCGCATAGCCCATCTCGGCAAGGTCCCTGGCGACCCAGGCGCAACACATCTGGTCTTCTTCTCTGAATTCGCCGCGGCTCCCGGCGCCGATCACTGCTACGCGCGAATGGCGATCTGCGAAATGGCGGGCTACATAACCATAGTTTCTAAAACAGGCCAGGTAGACGGTATTACATTCCTGTGCCAGAGAGATCAGGCGGGTACCAGATGACGAAAGAAGAATGACAGGACGCCCTGCAATGTCCCGTTTAGCAAGTTCAGCAGGGCTGTTGTTCAATTCGAATCCCGGAGCAATATCACCGTCAATTTCACCAGCGAGCAGGGCGCCTTTGAGCGTGGTTTTCAGTTTGAGGGCAGCGTTCAGCGAAGGCGCCGGGAAGCAGCGGCCTCCCCTGGCGGCGATGGTGATCGCCGACGTGGTAGCGCGGATCACGTCAACGGCTACAACCGCATAGCCTTCCTGGTATTTCAACGCACTCTCTGGAAAGCAGTCGATGATGACCTGTTTTTGCATAGGGATTTCGCAGGGTCCTGCCGGCGGAGAATTACACTTTGCGGACCGGGCGCAGTTTTTCCTCGGCAAAAGCATCTGAGTGGAGCCCTCGCCGGTAGATTTCTACTCGTAGCACTTCTTCGAGTCGCACGTTACAGATGTGGACCTCACGTCCGAAATGATTCAGCAAAGCGAACTGGCTGGGTTTGTTGGGCGCTTCAAACATCACCTGCTTGAGTCCAAACGCTTCCGCAAAACGGTCTGCAGACTGGGCGTTGAATGTTCCGGATTCATCGAAGAGTCCGACGCCGCGCGCACTTTCTCTTGCCTCTACAACCAGTTGGAGTGCCCCGCTGTCGAGCCAGTGTCGGCCCTGTTCAATGAGCTGGACGATATTGTTTTCCGCAAATGGCCCGGCATGCTTTTTCCCAAGTTCAAATTGAACGTCGAGGCCTCTCAGCGCGGCCATTCTGATAACATCACGGGGCGCTACCCTCATTTCGGTGAACCCTTCCCCGCACTCGATGCGATTAACGCCGATGTCGGCGCAGAGGTCCAGGTATTCTGGCAGCACGCCCTGCGCAACAGCCACTTCAAATGGCCCTCCTCCTGTGACAGTCGGGACCTTGTAGTGCCTGGCTGCTGATATTTTTTGCCGTGTGGCGTTTTCGTTTGCCACCATCCAGCAGGCCATGGAAATCTTGAGAATCGAGAATAGATGAGAACTCTGTTCGAGGTGGCTTTCAAGCGTCGCAGGATCATACCCCGGATCAAACGGGCTGGTCAGCCGCGACAGAACGGGGACCCCGATCAGCTTCAAATAATCGGAAGTATGTGCCCTTTCGGGTGGGGCAATTTCGCTTACTTTGCGCATATGCATTGTTCTCACTCTTGATTGGTGTTGATATTTCGATCAGTCAGGGTTTCTGTGCCAGGACAACATACACCGCGCCACAGGACCGTATTGCAGGAAACTGGCGCCCCGCCAGGGATTGTAGTTTCTGATGAACTTTGATCCCGATCCGGTCTGGCAATAATTTCTGCTTCAAGACAGTAAAGGGACCGAATCCCAGAGTTCGCCCTGCCAGCTTATGAAACCCTGCCTGGCTGAGGAGCGCATCGATTTGCTTTACTGAATACCTGTACTGGCGCGGTTTTGAACGTCTCCAGATGTTGAATCTCTCCAGGACTTCAGCAACTTGCCATCGTAAGGGGCGCAGTCCGGGAAAGCATAGAGGATCGAGGATTTGATCCAGGCACCACTTGTTGGTGGCCGTCAGAATGACGTAGCCGCCGGACTTGGTGACGCGATACAATTCCGCTATGGCCTTTCGCGGGTGATCCAGCCAGGCCAACACGCCGACGGCGAGAACCACTGTGAAGTGCTGCGAAGGAAAGCTCAACTGACATACATCGGCCGAACTGACCCCGATGTTCGGACCTAGACCCGCCTCATCGGCCGCTTGGCGCGTAAGTTCGAGCATTCCTTCGACAGTGTCTACGGCATTCACCCGGTAGCTTCTCTTGGCCATTGCGACACTGATTGAGCCTGCACCGCAGCCGGCCTCCAGGATGGAGGAATATACAGGCAATTTGAGATTGTCGACCATTGACAGGACTGTAGATCTTCTCTCGCGATAGATGACGGCGCTTAGACTGTCCGCATCGTAAACGTCTTTCCAGTATAGAGAACGATGGCGGAAGAATGAGTCCACAGCCTTTTGGTATTGGGCCATAGGTGTCTCGACCGAATTGACTTCCGTCAAACCACTCATACATACCTTCCCATCGGGTGTTGCCCAGTCCGAATATTGCATACCTGCACCTGGAACAATTCTTCCCCTGCAACCCGCCATCAGTATCCTGGAAGGGATGCTTGTGCGTAATGGCAACGGCTCAGGCGGCGCCGGAGCCTCGCAAAACGGCGGGAATCGTTCCAGCCAGGATTTTGAAGTCGAGCCACAATGACCACTCGTCAATATATTGCATATCCAGTTCCATCCACTTTTCGAAAGGTATTGAGCTTCTGCCATTCACCTGCCAGAGGCAGGTAATCCCGGGCCGGACACTGAACCTCCGCCGGTGCCAGTCCTGTTCAAAACCATTACAGTCGCGGAGAGGTAAAGGTCTGGGCCCCACGAGGCTCATATCCCCTTTGAGCACGTTAAACAATTGCGGTAGTTCGTCGATGCTGGTGCTGCGCAGGAACTTACCAACTGGCGTAAGGCGCGGATCGTTTTTAATTTTGAAAACCGGACCACTGACCTCATTCAACTTTTCCAATTCGGCGATTTGCTTTTCAGCGTCGGGCACCATTGTCCGAAACTTGCAAATCCAGAAATGACGCTTGTTGAGTCCCACCCTTTTCTGACGGAAAAGGATGGGTCCGGGCGAGGTGAGCTTGATCAATAGGGCAGTCATGAGGAGAATGGGGGAGAGAAGAAGCAGTATTGCCGATGAAAGGACAAGATCTAGCGCACGCTTCACAAACACCGGCCAGCCGTCAAGTGGACCCGTAGACAGCGTCAGCAAGGGATACCCGGCCAGCTCTTCAGCGGTTGACCGGGCCTTGTGCAAATTGAAAATCCTGGGGAGAAAGCGCACGACGATGCCTTGCTCTTCGCACAGAACAGCGATTTCAGCCGCACGACCGTAAAAGGACCTCAGAGGGAGCGCGATCACAATTTCATCCACGACAGTGTTTCGAACAAATTCGGCAACGCCTTGCAGATCGCAGACCAGGCGTTTCCCAGATTCTTTAATGGCTTTGAGCCCAGGCCATTTTTCATCAGCAAAGCCGATGACCCGGTAGCCGAGCTCGGGCCGGGACTCGACTCTTCCAACAAATTGAAGTGCCCGAGGGTTGGTTCCCACAACCAACGCGTGGCGGAGGTTGTGCCCGCGCTTGCGCATGGAATGGAGAAAGTAACGGAGGGCCAAACGGCTTAACATGATCGTCGTGCTGCCGGCCCCCCACAGCACCACAATAAAGGCCACATCCACCAGTCTGATGTGGAACAACATGGCGGCCGCCGCCACCGCAAGCGTGCAAAGTGAAGTTGCATTCAGTGTGTCGACGATATCCGACTCGCGGGAAAGCAGACGGCGCGATTCGTAGAAATTGAAGGAAGCAAAAATGATGTGCCAGACGATTACCAGAGCCATAAACAAAACAAAATTCTGTACCTTGATCCGCATCGAAAAGGATTCTGAAAACGAGAGGCCGCTCTGGTACAAGGCAGGCACGGCCGCAAGCAGAAAGGATGCGACCATGACCGAAAGGTCAAAAAACTTGAGCATCGTTAGAAGCATCTGCCGACGCACACTGCTCATGATATGTACCGGTCCATTTCTGAAGGATAAAAGCCTGATGCAGATCGAACTGGGCGGTCACCCGCGATGCGTGTGGTTACAATCCGCTGGCAGCTCCTTCGCGAG
Coding sequences:
- a CDS encoding aminoglycoside phosphotransferase family protein encodes the protein MNNRSDTVLRGSNDVRERIACALCARTQSVIIDRYGYNTSRLAVCCSGKWEGKRLFAKILLADPYPIPPRFRAPWEPFHRTSVPVRAITEQIDTEWNMTLNMLRLSGGRSVPVPLGRSLAARTIVWEEAGGTSLVRALKWSRLRGSMATAGAEALLKAGSWLRGVHEASQQGMEVIEARDLIQTAIGLSRQKQRNAGHYESLASKILEDWLRERGATDSFKVPRALTHGDFCLSNLLWKTGGKQLAVIDFELSGFRPIYYDLFALIADLRAMLLNPLIPKSVIQSWEQSFWQGYGQTSTEILAFVKALALARVFYYHFSRLLTRRERKGLIGGINAQLYRTFLEGRIITQRLDLPPELAHSHQI
- a CDS encoding glycosyltransferase, which gives rise to MLRFVWIRLSGRLAWDPAKHSHVSAWRYILWQKKALRQAHRLQKQVGFDIVHHVSWGTVSEPPPLWRLPIPFVWGPVGGGQVAPACLRSYLGSAAKAEWMRDFRMRLISLRPALRKTARNSAMILATNHETAQLLERAGASGVTLFLDTGIGEEFLPMQAPQRISRRELTLLWAGRLQPRKCLPLALEALAQCNDLPVRLLVAGKGAMRCQWEALSQRLGLTNRVEFLGQVDYSQMPALYRAADVFIFTSVRDAFGSQVLEAMASGLPIIALDHQGVRAFVPDNAGVKVPVASPQEAIAGLASAIRLLVFSPEARIEMGLAAWEFARTQTWNRRAELMSSWYERILCQRSKHFAPGNAFAQHSSDLPNLASRRS
- a CDS encoding O-antigen ligase family protein; protein product: MKNHKRAFAVSEELYVKRTPFSIWIWVAALLGLFGLLAMLAIEGMVSRHGVLAILALACVPAGLIMLILGLRCGLQFLHNLKPQLKWYHGLWLLVFASALVFRVRGVDDIRQNPIDAWALYRIGIELIVVAALFIRLALRRTPWLGSMFRGFVGVIAAFGVVDLASTVWSVYPTWTLYKACEYLLDIALLGAILATVQSVKEYRTLFNWTWMLYGMLLASTWFGVLLWPQQALYPSGKEVGVGVLGIRLEGVLPALSSNDVGTFAGILGLIALCRLLPIAGKKSDRAWYVLLLIASVTTMVIAQTRSAIAGFLFGIFLLLLFSGRLGLSAFLTFVVAPLLVISSLGGLVWTFLERGQSTQQLETLSSRVDWWSFAWQTFMERPLTGYGAYAAGRFAVMAKIGMGETSTMHSDYLEMIVGTGIWGITLFLLALLGTWWFLTRYLRHSTAMSIEQQMAYEALVVLGMLTLRSIFMTMLTWHPPLHYLVILGYAEFLRRRRLREIPISTHIIRDAVPQLEAIPSHT
- a CDS encoding carboxylate--amine ligase; translation: MLTIKDTSTPVIVLRSDSHGGLNIMRSLGRLGVAVYNVDPNPWVPAFQSRYCKGKCLWDIEHRPAEETLECLSEFRRAVGRPCVMIPTTDWTARFVAEHVGALAESFIFPQQAAGLVHSLACKREMFYLARRHNIPTPDAAFPRSREDVLAFLEGARFPVMLKGIDGQRLWERTGKKMFIVRTEDELLKLYDAAEDFQNPNLMLQEYIPGGDDTIWMFNGYFNGQSDCLVGFTGKKIRQCPIHRGSTSLGICLANRTVDTTTRRFMKAIGYKGALDIGFRYDARDGQYKVLDINPRIGATFRLFVGENGTDVARALYLDLTGQEVVPSPAKEGRKWIVEDLDIVSSYRYYREGHLGFKDWIRSFRGIREAAFICSDDPLPVAAMLVSRTAELIRRTFRVCFGKARAFRPDTAKHGVRPSKRELSSRQLILNFFSRKTGS
- a CDS encoding 2-phosphosulfolactate phosphatase translates to MLLPRKNCARSAKCNSPPAGPCEIPMQKQVIIDCFPESALKYQEGYAVVAVDVIRATTSAITIAARGGRCFPAPSLNAALKLKTTLKGALLAGEIDGDIAPGFELNNSPAELAKRDIAGRPVILLSSSGTRLISLAQECNTVYLACFRNYGYVARHFADRHSRVAVIGAGSRGEFREEDQMCCAWVARDLAEMGYAPANDMTFSIIKTWAFEPPDAALKGKSADYLRRTGQSQDLDFILSHINDLHGTYQVRGGEVITLPECKTDSVIERAPVISTAPQTYNAC
- a CDS encoding class I SAM-dependent methyltransferase, translated to MAGCRGRIVPGAGMQYSDWATPDGKVCMSGLTEVNSVETPMAQYQKAVDSFFRHRSLYWKDVYDADSLSAVIYRERRSTVLSMVDNLKLPVYSSILEAGCGAGSISVAMAKRSYRVNAVDTVEGMLELTRQAADEAGLGPNIGVSSADVCQLSFPSQHFTVVLAVGVLAWLDHPRKAIAELYRVTKSGGYVILTATNKWCLDQILDPLCFPGLRPLRWQVAEVLERFNIWRRSKPRQYRYSVKQIDALLSQAGFHKLAGRTLGFGPFTVLKQKLLPDRIGIKVHQKLQSLAGRQFPAIRSCGAVYVVLAQKP
- a CDS encoding FkbM family methyltransferase; this translates as MPDSERGNLELAYAVGLYENPTPDAAAADIDGARNMRLEIAEERRSSAGQYLKKTVQFFYLHGPWFVLRKALWRYQFTRFRRRCDAWRARAGAKPVTVNFLDQEFELHPSGKGLSEEILLLGTHEPVCTRVYLQHLREGDQVLDVGSNLGYYALLAGRAVGPAGRVLGFEPARDVFAILERNVARSGLTNIQVFPWAISNQNKAIEFYGSEIPSWGSLIREQDLLQAQPTTVPAKRLDDLLEEFPGFHPTVLRMDVEGAEMMALEAAQRLLQEYRPRIFVEIHPFAFEWERAHKTIISLRDMGYSSGVVIERIWDEPWASRWLRERRHWSGSTDKLLEIIESRGEALNTGVFSILLEPGKLHSPRF